The following are encoded in a window of Sphaerisporangium siamense genomic DNA:
- a CDS encoding TIGR03619 family F420-dependent LLM class oxidoreductase has protein sequence MVVTMKIGFGVPVSGPWATPANMVRVARRAQELGYASLWAFQRLLYPVGHPMGPVYRSVQDPIVTLSFLAGVTEDIRLGLAIVNLPFYSPALLAKQLATLQDVSGGRLDAGLGLGWLAEEFTASGVPMAARGRRAVEYLQVLRRLWTEDLVSHKGEFYEVPPAHLDPKPRPGPPPVLLGGTAEPALRRAGELADGWISSSRTDLSAIQDQIRIIKDAARAAGRDPESLRFICRGSTKVREAGLPGRPMLTGSLDEIRADVERLSTTGLTELFHDLNFDPEMVAPGTDAAESMRRAEEALTALAPS, from the coding sequence ATGGTGGTGACCATGAAAATTGGCTTCGGGGTACCGGTTTCGGGTCCGTGGGCGACGCCCGCGAACATGGTCCGTGTCGCGCGGCGGGCGCAGGAGCTCGGCTACGCGTCGCTGTGGGCGTTCCAGCGGCTTCTGTATCCGGTGGGTCACCCGATGGGCCCGGTCTACCGATCGGTGCAGGACCCGATCGTCACGCTGTCGTTCCTCGCGGGCGTCACCGAGGACATCCGGCTCGGCCTCGCGATCGTGAACCTGCCCTTCTACTCCCCGGCGCTGCTCGCCAAGCAGCTCGCCACGCTGCAGGACGTCTCGGGCGGGCGCCTGGACGCGGGGCTCGGCCTCGGGTGGCTGGCGGAGGAGTTCACCGCCTCGGGCGTCCCCATGGCCGCGCGCGGCCGCCGGGCGGTGGAGTACCTGCAGGTGCTGCGGCGGCTGTGGACCGAGGACCTCGTCTCGCACAAGGGCGAGTTCTACGAGGTGCCGCCCGCGCACCTGGACCCCAAGCCCCGGCCGGGCCCGCCGCCCGTGCTGCTCGGCGGGACCGCCGAGCCGGCGCTGCGCCGCGCGGGCGAGCTGGCCGACGGCTGGATCAGCTCCAGCCGCACCGACCTGTCCGCCATCCAGGACCAGATCCGCATCATCAAGGACGCTGCCCGGGCGGCGGGCCGCGATCCGGAGTCGCTGCGCTTCATCTGCCGGGGCTCCACCAAGGTGCGCGAGGCCGGCCTGCCCGGCCGTCCCATGCTCACCGGCTCGCTCGACGAGATCCGCGCCGACGTCGAACGCCTCTCCACCACTGGTCTGACCGAGCTGTTCCACGACCTCAACTTCGACCCCGAGATGGTCGCCCCGGGCACCGACGCCGCCGAGTCCATGCGCCGCGCCGAGGAGGCGCTCACGGCCCTGGCCCCGTCCTGA